The region AAGTTGTATGGTGtcatatcttatatttaagtctttgagccttgttgagtttatttttgtgtatagtgtgagggaatgttctaacttcactgatttacacgCAGCTGTGGGacagtggttttttttcttaatagtaaaaaaaaaaattccgttCTTTGTTCCatgtagccacatttcaagggctcaggaGCCCCTGGTGGCTCAGCTGGAGGGCGTTTCCATCATTTGGAACGTCGTGTTGGACGGGGCAGCCCGAGGAACAGGAGCTGTATTTATCTCTGGCCCGCGGCTGGGTCTTCAGAGGCCACTTGAGCCCCAACTTAAGGATCCTGGGCCCAGTTACCCCATGAGCAGTGCCGGGGCCACTCGAGGGCGAGGGGCTTCCCCTGCCGGCCTGTGTTCACATCTAGGACCATACCTGGCCTCCGTGTGCACTGTCTGGCCTTTCCCACCTTGTTACTAAAGCAGATAAAGTGATTTTTAGTTAAATGCCAGCGTTTCTGGGCCTGTTTGTAGACAAGGAAACCAGGCAGAGTGGAGAGGACCTTGACGTATCTCCAGGTGGCCCTGAAACCTGTGCTTTTCCTGCcctggtccccccacccccccgccacgcCCTTTAGGAAGCGTGGTCGTTGGGAAATGTGCGTCCATGCCCTCCTGGCCTCCTCTCACCTCCCTGATTGCTGAGAGCACAGGTGAGGCCGGCCGGCTCATGGTCAGGGTCAAGGCCCTTTCCAGGAGCTGGAGCCCACCCCCAGGCGGGGCCAAGGGACAGTGGAGTCTGGCCTTTACTGTGACCTGTGCCCTTCGGTCCACTGCTTTCTTTGGGGGGTAAACTGAGTCCCCTGTGTGGCCAGCGGGCAGTGATGCTGCCGTGTCCTGTCCCCAGACCCCCCAGCCCCCTCGGGAAGGGccgaggacactgaggcccagcgGGAGCAGCTCTACCAGCAGAGCCGGGTCTACGTGGCCACGAACCAGCGGCTGTGGCGCGTGGGCGCCCAGCTGAAGCAGCAGCGTGAGGAGCTGTGGCGGGCACGcgaggagctggagcaggaggtCAGCCACGTGGGCCAGGTGGCTCTGCCGGGCACCGCGGCCGCCACCTTCCTGGGCTGACCCGGCTCCCCGGGGCCTCGGGGCCTCCGCTCGACACCTGGCCTGGCGCACCTCACCTGACACCTGGCCCCTGGGTCCCGGAACCAGGGTCCAGGCTCTCTGATCCGCGGCCTAGGCACGCCTGGCACCCAGAGACCCCGGGGGACACAGCCCGCCCAGCGGGTGGGGCTGCCTCAGCCAGGCACAGGCCCCTCCCCGAGGGTGGGGTCCGGGTTGTGCGCATGCCCCTCGCCCTCAGGAGCCCCGACTGGACTTCCTGCAGGGCCCAGCCCCCGAGGGCCCTCCgtccatcctcccttccttcctccggCGACCCTGCTtcactgcccaccccccatcAGGCTGAACTGGTGGGACCCACCCCTCTGGTTCTGCTGTCTTCGTGTTAACTGGGGGGccccaggggtcccagaagagggtGGGGAGTTCAGTGTCCTCCCTGACACGTAGTGGCTATGGTTATGTGAGGAGCTGTGGCCCCCCCAGGGCCCAGATCTGAGATGGGGCCTCGCGGTGGGTGCCACCCCTCAGGGCCCCCGGCACCCCGACCCAGGGCCTGGGCGCTCCCCCAGGGCACTTGTCTGTCCGTCAGCTGTGGGGTTCTGTCACATGGGGGCGCCATGAGAGGACGTGGTGGTCAGTCCACTGCCCCGGGCCATCACCCAGCTGCCCTCCTGTCCGTACACCTTCGTCTGTGGACAG is a window of Globicephala melas chromosome 3, mGloMel1.2, whole genome shotgun sequence DNA encoding:
- the C3H19orf25 gene encoding UPF0449 protein C19orf25 homolog, with translation MGSKAKKRVVLPTRPAPPTVEQILEDVRGAPAEDLVFTAVAREDPPAPSGRAEDTEAQREQLYQQSRVYVATNQRLWRVGAQLKQQREELWRAREELEQEVSHVGQVALPGTAAATFLG